The nucleotide sequence GCCGCGGAGGGCGGACCAACGCCGAGGGCATCCGTCAGCTGCGCGCTCTCGTGGCGCCGCTCGGATACACCGTCGTCGCCGTCCCGATCACCAAGGCGCTGCACCTGAAGACGGCCGTGACCGCCCTGCCCGACGGCACGGTCATCGGCTACGAGCCGATCGTGGACGAACCACGCGTCTTCGAGCGTTTCCTCCCGGTGCCGGAGGCCCACGGCACCGCGGTCGTCGTGCTCTCGGACGACACCGTGCTGATGTCGTCGTCCGCCCCGCAGTCGGTGGCGCTCGTCGAGGACCTCGGCTACACCGTCATCCAGGTCGACATCTCCGAGTTCGAGAAGCTCGAGGGATGCGTCACCTGCCTGTCGATCCGGATCCGCTGACTCCCTCCAGCGACTCCCGGCGCGCTCCGAGTGGAGCCGGCAGGGCGCACCACGCCGCGGTCGCCGCAGCGAGGAGGGCCGCGGCCGCCCATCCCGCACCGACCCCCGCAACCGAGGCCACGAGCACCAGCGCGGAGGTGCCGAGTGCGGTTCCGAGTTGGGCTCCGGTGTTGAGGATGCCGCTTGCGCTGCCGGCGAGATCGTCGGGCACCGTGGTGCCGATCGTCGTCGCGGCGACCGACGACAGGCCCAGCCCTGCGCCTGCCAGCGCCACGCCGACGAAGACGCCCCACCACGTGCCGACGGTCAGCGCCATCAGCAGGCAGCCGAGGGCGATCGCCGCGATGCCCATCCCGCATACGGCGTAAGCACTCAGCCGTTTCAGCAACGAGCGCGTGCTCGTCGATGTGAGGATAACGGCGACACTCAGCGCCATCAGTGTCAGTCCGGCGGCGATCGGGTCGATTCCGAGCCGTTCCTGCAAGAACAACGTGGCCAGAACGGCCGTCGAGCTGGTGGTCGCGGTGTTGACGAACGACAGCAGGGTGCCCTGCCGCAGCGGACGCGATCGGAAGGCGGCTGCGGGGATGAGGGGTGCGCGGGCGGTGCGCAGCCGGATGCCGAGGAGCACGGCGAGGACGACGCCGGCGCCGACCGCCGCGACGCCGATCACCCGGGTCGCGGGTTGCTCGATCCAGGCCGCGCCGGCGATGACGGCCATGACCGTGAGGATGAGCAGCGCGGCGCCCAGGGCATCGACCGGCTCCTCCTCGGTGGGCTCGCGCACACCCGTCACCGTGGCGAGGGTGCCGATCGTCAGGGCGACGGCGAGCGGAAGGTTGACCCAGAAGACGGCCGGCCACCCGAACGCTTGCACCAGCAGGCCGCCGACCAGGAAGCCGGATGCGCCGGCCGCCGCTCCTGTGGCGCTCCACGCCGCGAGGGCGCCCCTGCGCCGCGGCGTCTCTGGCGTCGCCGAGAGCAGCAGCCGCAGCGCCGAAGGGACGGACAACGCGGCCGCGGCACCCTGCAGCGCCCGGGCGACGAGGACCACGGCCAGGGCTCCCTGATGCCAGACGGCAGCTGTACCGCCCAACACGGAGACAGCGCCGAACATACCGATGCCCACAAGCAGAATGCGTCGATGTCCGAAACGATCGCCCAGCCGCGCGCCCAGGATGAGGAGGCCGCCGAAGAACATGGCGTAGACCGTCGCCAGGGGTCCGGCCGCGGATTCCGGCGCGCCCAGACCGCTCAGGATGGCAGGAATCGCCGTGGTCGCACTGGTCACGCCGAGGACGTCGACGAACTGCACCAGGCACAGCACGAAAACGGCCCCTCTGCGCATGCGGCCACCGTACCCGGCGCCTCCGACAGGCCGACCCTCCACTGGGATGTGAGAAAAACTCTTGCGTTCGTCGAGAACCTGGCAATATGCTGTAGGGCTGCCTTGTCGCGGCAAAACGGACGTGTACATCGAGGCTGGGAGGACGCCATGACGACGATCGAGACCGCACGAAAGACCACCGTGCCCGGGTTCGTCGCCGCCCTCGCGGCCGACGCCCGACCGTCCGGGCGGTAGCTCCCCGCCCCTCGCCGCGCGCCGCCGCGCACGACACCGGGAGCGTCCGCGGACGCTCCTCGCATCCCCACCACAAGACCCGCCATCGTCGGCGTGTCTTCGGCGACTCCTCCGCGTGCTCGCCGCCGGCTCCATGACGTCGGACACTCACAGAAAACGGATCATCCATGTCTGTCGCCCAGACTCCGAACACTCAGACTCCGAAGACCACCGCGAAGCGGAAGAGCACCGCGCGCATCCTGCTGCGCATCCTCCCGTTCGCCAAGTCCGCCGCGCCCCGCATCATCCTGGGCAT is from Leifsonia sp. 466MF and encodes:
- a CDS encoding MFS transporter; translation: MRRGAVFVLCLVQFVDVLGVTSATTAIPAILSGLGAPESAAGPLATVYAMFFGGLLILGARLGDRFGHRRILLVGIGMFGAVSVLGGTAAVWHQGALAVVLVARALQGAAAALSVPSALRLLLSATPETPRRRGALAAWSATGAAAGASGFLVGGLLVQAFGWPAVFWVNLPLAVALTIGTLATVTGVREPTEEEPVDALGAALLILTVMAVIAGAAWIEQPATRVIGVAAVGAGVVLAVLLGIRLRTARAPLIPAAAFRSRPLRQGTLLSFVNTATTSSTAVLATLFLQERLGIDPIAAGLTLMALSVAVILTSTSTRSLLKRLSAYAVCGMGIAAIALGCLLMALTVGTWWGVFVGVALAGAGLGLSSVAATTIGTTVPDDLAGSASGILNTGAQLGTALGTSALVLVASVAGVGAGWAAAALLAAATAAWCALPAPLGARRESLEGVSGSGSTGR